The following are encoded together in the Salvia hispanica cultivar TCC Black 2014 unplaced genomic scaffold, UniMelb_Shisp_WGS_1.0 HiC_scaffold_925, whole genome shotgun sequence genome:
- the LOC125200350 gene encoding lipid phosphate phosphatase 2-like isoform X1: MFQVRPSQTELECRHTIRSHGRKLAGDHKHDWLILLLLVVIEIILNVINPFYRFVGEGMMEDLKYPMKENTVPVWAVPLYAVLLPMTVFFLYYLRRNDVYDLHHSVLGLLFSVLITGVLTDAIKDAVGRPRPDFFWRCFPDGRDEYDRWGNVVCHGKPGDIKEGHKSFPSGHTSWSFAGLGFLALYMSAKIKCFDRRGHVAKLCIIFLPILAACLVGVSRVDDYWHHWQDVFAGGILGLVVATFCYLQFFPPPYQNEGWGPYAYFRAVEDLRSNSLPPDVMTMLGTNQQRVATSVVGSNLDSVFDAMETGRK, encoded by the exons ATGTTTCAG GTTAGGCCAAGTCAGACTGAGCTAGAATGTCGACACACTATTAGGTCTCACGGGAGGAAACTTGCTGGAGACCACAAGCACGACTGGCTGATTTTGTTGCTACTCGTGGTCATAGAGATCATTCTGAATGTCATCAACCCATTCTATAGGTTCGTTGGAGAAGGCATGATGGAAGATCTCAAGTATCCGATGAAGGAAAACACTGTCCCCGTTTGGGCAGTTCCT CTGTATGCAGTTTTGCTGCCTATGACCGTGTTCTTTCTCTACTACCTTCGGAGAAATGATGTGTATGATCTTCACCATAGCGTGCTAG GGCTGCTCTTCTCTGTATTGATAACGGGAGTTCTCACTGATGCCATAAAAGATGCAGTTGGCAGGCCCCGACCGGACTTTTTCTGGCGCTGTTTTCCTGATGGACGTGAT GAGTATGATCGTTGGGGCAATGTGGTGTGCCATGGAAAACCGGGTGACATAAAAGAAGGGCACAAGAGTTTCCCGAGCGGTCATACTTCAT GGTCGTTTGCAGGTCTAGGCTTTCTGGCCTTGTATATGTCAGCAAAAATCAAATGCTTTGATCGCAGAGGGCACGTTGCAAAACTGTGCATCATCTTCCTCCCTATCCTCGCTGCTTGTCTTGTTGGGGTTTCTCGTGTGGACGACTACTGGCATCACTGGCAAGACGTGTTTGCTGGCGGCATCCTAG GTCTTGTAGTTGCTACCTTTTGCTACCTGCAGTTTTTCCCACCTCCATACCAGAATGAAG GATGGGGTCCTTATGCTTATTTCCGCGCTGTGGAGGACCTTCGTTCCAACTCTCTTCCGCCAGATGTGATGACCATGCTAGGAACGAACCAGCAACGAGTAGCAACGAGTGTCGTTGGTTCCAATCTTGACTCAGTCTTTGATGCCATGGAGACAGGAAGAAAGTAA
- the LOC125200350 gene encoding putative lipid phosphate phosphatase 3, chloroplastic isoform X2 yields the protein MFQVRPSQTELECRHTIRSHGRKLAGDHKHDWLILLLLVVIEIILNVINPFYRFVGEGMMEDLKYPMKENTVPVWAVPLYAVLLPMTVFFLYYLRRNDVYDLHHSVLGLLFSVLITGVLTDAIKDAVGRPRPDFFWRCFPDGRDEYDRWGNVVCHGKPGDIKEGHKSFPSGHTSWSFAGLGFLALYMSAKIKCFDRRGHVAKLCIIFLPILAACLVGVSRVDDYWHHWQDVFAGGILGLVVATFCYLQFFPPPYQNEGTLLIMW from the exons ATGTTTCAG GTTAGGCCAAGTCAGACTGAGCTAGAATGTCGACACACTATTAGGTCTCACGGGAGGAAACTTGCTGGAGACCACAAGCACGACTGGCTGATTTTGTTGCTACTCGTGGTCATAGAGATCATTCTGAATGTCATCAACCCATTCTATAGGTTCGTTGGAGAAGGCATGATGGAAGATCTCAAGTATCCGATGAAGGAAAACACTGTCCCCGTTTGGGCAGTTCCT CTGTATGCAGTTTTGCTGCCTATGACCGTGTTCTTTCTCTACTACCTTCGGAGAAATGATGTGTATGATCTTCACCATAGCGTGCTAG GGCTGCTCTTCTCTGTATTGATAACGGGAGTTCTCACTGATGCCATAAAAGATGCAGTTGGCAGGCCCCGACCGGACTTTTTCTGGCGCTGTTTTCCTGATGGACGTGAT GAGTATGATCGTTGGGGCAATGTGGTGTGCCATGGAAAACCGGGTGACATAAAAGAAGGGCACAAGAGTTTCCCGAGCGGTCATACTTCAT GGTCGTTTGCAGGTCTAGGCTTTCTGGCCTTGTATATGTCAGCAAAAATCAAATGCTTTGATCGCAGAGGGCACGTTGCAAAACTGTGCATCATCTTCCTCCCTATCCTCGCTGCTTGTCTTGTTGGGGTTTCTCGTGTGGACGACTACTGGCATCACTGGCAAGACGTGTTTGCTGGCGGCATCCTAG GTCTTGTAGTTGCTACCTTTTGCTACCTGCAGTTTTTCCCACCTCCATACCAGAATGAAGGTACACTTCTCATCATGTGGTGA
- the LOC125200352 gene encoding uncharacterized protein LOC125200352, translating to MEQSLEEDRRREEEEAAARQKRTRKYIHRDREQAAARLVRDYFSNNPRWDDTYFRRRFRMSRPLFLHIANTLAAREEYFQEGFDATGRPSHTTLQKCTAAIRQLATGQTADLFDEYLHVGETTGRLCLMEFCKGVRAAFTDEFLKKPNTADCQFLLQLHEQAHGFPGMLGSVDCMHWQWKNCPTALRGTSGGKLVRP from the exons ATGGAACAATcgctagaagaagatcgacgtagggaggaggaggaagccgcGGCGCGTCAAAAGCGAACCCGGAAATACATCCATCGTGACAGGGAGCAAGCCGCCGCAAGGTTGGTACGCGATTACTTCTCTAACAACCCGAGATGGGATGATACCTACTTCCGTCGCCGTTTCCGTATGTCACGCccgctatttttgcatatcgcaAATACATTGGCGGCCCGGGAAGAGTACTTCCAAGAAGGTTTCGACGCTACTGGCCGTCCCAGTCACACGACGCTCCAGAAATGTACTGCAGCAATCCGTCAGCTTGCTACTGGACAAACGGCGGATttgttcgacgaatacctacaCGTCGGAGAAACCACTGGGAGACTTTGTTTGATGGAATTCTGCAAAGGCGTCCGGGCAGCCTTCACCGAcgaatttctgaagaagccaAACACCGCGGATTGTCAGTTTCTGCTCCAACTTCACGAACAAGCACACGGGTTTCCCGGGATGCTCGGGAGcgtcgattgcatgcattggcaatggaagaattgcccaACGGCGTTGAGAGG GACCTCaggcgggaaattggttcgaccctgA